In a single window of the Caulobacter soli genome:
- a CDS encoding ABC transporter ATP-binding protein yields the protein MTVSLRAEAVRKHYGEGVQRIEALHPVSLSLRPGELVMITGPSGSGKSTLLAILSGLLSPDAGSVEALGSALAPMTSDQRDRFRLAHSGFIFQGFHLLPALTASEQVEIVLRRLGASAREAKARAAQALAAVGLERRMSSRPGEMSGGEKQRVAIARALAKRPALIFADEPTSALDSGNGRQIAALLRAEAHASGATVVCVTHDARLADQADQVLRMEDGRMLV from the coding sequence GTGACGGTGTCGTTGCGCGCCGAGGCGGTGCGAAAACACTACGGCGAAGGTGTCCAGAGGATCGAGGCCCTCCATCCGGTCAGCTTGAGCCTGCGGCCTGGCGAGCTGGTGATGATCACCGGCCCGTCGGGTTCGGGGAAATCGACCCTGCTGGCCATCCTGTCCGGCCTGTTGAGCCCGGACGCGGGGTCGGTCGAGGCCCTGGGCAGCGCCTTGGCTCCAATGACCTCCGATCAGCGCGACCGCTTCCGGCTGGCCCATTCCGGCTTCATCTTTCAGGGCTTCCACCTGTTGCCGGCCCTGACCGCCAGCGAACAGGTCGAGATCGTGCTGCGGCGGCTGGGCGCTTCGGCGCGGGAGGCCAAGGCGCGCGCCGCCCAGGCCCTGGCGGCGGTTGGGCTGGAACGGCGGATGTCGAGCCGTCCCGGTGAGATGTCGGGTGGCGAGAAACAGCGGGTCGCCATCGCTCGCGCCCTGGCCAAGCGACCCGCCCTGATCTTCGCCGACGAGCCCACCTCGGCCCTGGATTCCGGGAACGGGCGGCAGATCGCGGCCCTGCTGCGCGCCGAAGCGCACGCCAGCGGCGCCACCGTCGTCTGCGTGACCCATGACGCCCGGCTGGCCGATCAGGCCGACCAGGTGCTGCGGATGGAAGACGGCCGAATGCTGGTCTGA
- a CDS encoding response regulator transcription factor yields the protein MKLLLVEDDKEAAAYLKRALSEAGHTVDYAATGREGLMLAAAEPYDVIVLDRMLPQVDGLAILRTIRASGVKTPVLLLTALGGIDDRVEGLEAGGDDYLVKPFAFAELQARVNALARRPPPQDAPTTLQVFDLTLNLLKRTVMRGGVRIELQPREFQLLEYLMRHAGRVVTRTMLLESVWDFHFDPKTNIVETHMSRLRAKVDRGQRHELIHTVRGAGYCLREPD from the coding sequence ATGAAACTGTTGCTGGTCGAAGACGACAAGGAAGCCGCGGCCTATCTGAAGCGGGCCCTGTCCGAGGCCGGTCATACGGTCGACTACGCCGCGACCGGCCGCGAGGGGCTGATGCTGGCGGCCGCCGAGCCCTACGACGTGATCGTGCTGGATCGCATGCTGCCGCAGGTCGACGGCCTGGCGATCCTGCGGACGATCCGCGCATCCGGGGTCAAGACGCCGGTGCTGTTGTTGACCGCCCTGGGCGGCATCGACGACCGGGTCGAGGGCCTGGAGGCGGGTGGTGACGACTATCTGGTCAAGCCGTTCGCCTTCGCCGAGCTGCAGGCTCGGGTCAACGCCCTGGCGCGGCGGCCCCCGCCGCAGGACGCGCCCACCACCTTGCAAGTGTTTGACCTGACGCTGAACCTTCTCAAGCGCACCGTCATGCGAGGCGGCGTGCGGATCGAGCTGCAGCCACGCGAATTCCAGCTGTTGGAATATCTGATGCGCCATGCCGGCCGCGTGGTGACCCGGACCATGCTGCTGGAAAGCGTCTGGGACTTCCACTTCGACCCGAAGACCAACATCGTCGAGACCCACATGAGCCGGCTACGGGCCAAGGTCGATCGTGGTCAACGGCACGAGTTGATCCACACGGTGCGCGGCGCGGGCTATTGCCTGCGCGAGCCGGACTAG
- a CDS encoding TolC family protein, whose protein sequence is MPVVRLAVVPFALVGAAILLAGCTTYVAAPIHLETYPSALAARRLDEKAAGATWSGGDLLAAALARNAAVAEAAAKYRTAVAAAKASRAAPGMTLTLTAEYARAEPKQWLYGLGSDIPLDIGARRGERLNAADLAAVQALYDYGEVVWTVRTALTRARADRLSADAELVLAGRLEAVRQARADRLDRRVAAGEDDRGPALIARTDLAVARRRVADARARRVQADATLAQALGVPVAAVADLSLASVASPPRDPDPTQARRDAALTRRDVLRAVVDYDLAESALRLEIAKQYPEIHIGPGYTYDHGVSKLPFNLGLVLPPMDMNRSAIAQAEAKRAEAGRSLEAVQAAALGAVDQAWATLGAARTTEASTRERDLPIAQHLADGAARSARAGEADRIDDLAAQAVLIEAELAVLDADRAATTAGIDLEDALRAPFDPAETTLLQNASRALGGR, encoded by the coding sequence ATGCCCGTCGTTCGCCTCGCCGTCGTCCCCTTTGCGCTCGTCGGCGCCGCGATCCTGCTGGCGGGCTGCACGACCTACGTCGCTGCGCCTATCCACCTGGAAACCTATCCCTCCGCGCTGGCAGCCCGCCGGCTGGACGAAAAGGCCGCGGGGGCGACCTGGAGCGGCGGCGACCTGCTGGCCGCCGCCCTGGCGCGCAACGCCGCCGTCGCCGAGGCGGCGGCCAAGTACCGCACGGCGGTCGCGGCGGCCAAGGCTTCGCGCGCCGCGCCGGGCATGACCCTGACGCTGACGGCCGAATACGCCAGGGCCGAGCCCAAGCAATGGTTGTACGGCCTTGGTTCGGATATCCCGCTGGACATCGGCGCGCGGCGCGGCGAGCGGTTGAACGCCGCTGACCTGGCCGCCGTACAGGCGCTCTACGACTACGGCGAGGTGGTCTGGACCGTCCGCACAGCCCTGACGCGGGCTCGGGCCGATCGGCTGTCGGCGGACGCCGAGCTTGTGCTGGCCGGGCGCCTGGAAGCGGTCCGGCAGGCCCGCGCCGATCGTCTGGATCGTCGCGTCGCGGCCGGTGAGGATGATCGCGGCCCGGCGCTGATCGCCCGGACCGACCTGGCCGTGGCCCGCCGTCGCGTCGCCGACGCCCGGGCCCGCCGTGTCCAGGCCGACGCCACGCTGGCCCAGGCGTTGGGCGTGCCGGTGGCCGCTGTCGCCGACCTGTCGTTGGCGTCGGTCGCGTCGCCGCCGCGGGATCCGGACCCGACCCAGGCCCGCCGCGACGCCGCCCTGACCCGTCGTGACGTGCTGAGGGCGGTGGTCGACTACGACCTGGCCGAAAGCGCTCTGCGGCTGGAGATCGCCAAGCAATATCCCGAGATCCACATCGGGCCGGGCTACACCTATGATCACGGTGTCAGCAAGCTGCCCTTCAACCTCGGCCTGGTCCTGCCGCCGATGGACATGAACCGCTCGGCCATCGCCCAGGCCGAGGCCAAGCGCGCTGAGGCGGGGCGCTCGCTGGAAGCGGTTCAGGCCGCCGCCTTGGGCGCGGTGGACCAGGCATGGGCGACCCTGGGTGCGGCGCGAACGACCGAAGCCTCGACGCGCGAGCGTGACCTGCCCATCGCCCAGCATCTGGCCGACGGGGCCGCCCGCAGCGCCAGGGCCGGCGAAGCCGATCGCATCGACGACCTGGCCGCCCAGGCCGTCCTGATCGAAGCCGAGCTGGCCGTGCTCGACGCCGACCGCGCCGCCACGACCGCCGGTATCGACCTGGAGGACGCCCTGCGCGCGCCATTCGATCCAGCCGAGACCACCCTGTTGCAAAACGCGTCCCGCGCGCTTGGAGGCCGATAA
- a CDS encoding HlyD family secretion protein codes for MMPRHAPNGRVLISVLLATSAMLAACQKGSGAADAQNRPPPAAVARGVVAADGGLIPVAAPRDGLIAQVSVEEGAHVDRGAVLAQLDADRSALLTVQAAAETAQQEAAWRGAQARSSAAQAEASRLGRLASADAATRREAEQARQAVTLAAAQSDEAARAVDVARARQRLAELEQTARTVRAPVSGLVLRRTAAVGAAAVSASGTPLFILAPDGPRIIRAELDEAFVGRVMPGAVAWVTDASGGGRVMKARVLRISPSFEAAALDDQPGGRADGRVLRLVLAFEEPNNLRLGQRVLARIGG; via the coding sequence ATGATGCCCCGCCACGCGCCGAACGGCCGCGTCCTGATCTCCGTCCTGCTGGCGACTAGCGCGATGCTGGCCGCCTGCCAGAAGGGATCCGGCGCCGCCGACGCCCAGAACCGTCCCCCGCCGGCCGCCGTCGCCCGGGGCGTGGTCGCCGCCGACGGGGGGCTGATCCCGGTCGCCGCGCCGCGCGATGGCCTGATCGCTCAGGTCAGCGTGGAGGAGGGCGCGCACGTCGATCGCGGCGCCGTCCTGGCCCAACTCGACGCCGATCGCAGCGCCTTGCTGACGGTTCAGGCCGCGGCCGAGACGGCTCAGCAGGAGGCCGCCTGGCGCGGCGCCCAGGCGCGGTCGTCGGCCGCTCAGGCCGAAGCCTCGCGCCTGGGCCGTCTGGCCTCGGCCGACGCCGCCACCCGGCGCGAAGCCGAGCAGGCCCGGCAAGCGGTGACTTTGGCGGCGGCCCAGAGCGACGAGGCGGCGCGCGCCGTCGACGTGGCGCGAGCCCGCCAGCGCCTGGCCGAACTGGAACAGACCGCTCGCACGGTCCGCGCGCCGGTGTCGGGGCTGGTCCTGCGCCGTACTGCGGCCGTGGGCGCGGCGGCGGTGTCCGCTTCGGGCACGCCGCTGTTCATTCTCGCGCCGGACGGTCCCCGGATCATCCGCGCGGAACTGGACGAGGCCTTCGTCGGTCGGGTCATGCCCGGCGCCGTCGCCTGGGTCACCGACGCCAGCGGAGGCGGGCGCGTGATGAAGGCGCGAGTGCTGCGGATTTCGCCGTCCTTCGAGGCGGCGGCTCTGGATGACCAGCCGGGCGGCCGCGCCGACGGTCGGGTCCTGCGTCTGGTGCTGGCCTTCGAGGAGCCCAACAATCTACGTCTTGGCCAGCGCGTGCTGGCGAGGATCGGCGGATGA
- a CDS encoding ABC transporter permease, which produces MTGVALKTLLFDWRRFAPAAVAVGFSGLLVLLQAGLILGVFSLASVYVTKSSADLWVGFPGVQSIDLGRPIGGATELFLRADPRIAQVEPFYWGSGEWRTSRHGMVNVYIVGLDPTPGAMVLSDVLPTDLRVALAEPDAVLVDRADLGKLETNVGGLAEINSRRVRIVGVTEGLRALGGVNVIASAATARRLDPTIGSAEGAAYFTARLNDPAQARAAVADLREVGRQRGFEPMTSKTFADRSVRYWLAESGAGVAFVFGSAVAILVAVIVTSQTLAAAVAASLKDYAALRALGFTIGALRAIVLAQTAWIAAAGVLLAGVLAAILAVVARLGATPLIMTAPMVVGAIGLVALVAFGSGLWALRRVARADPAALLL; this is translated from the coding sequence ATGACCGGCGTCGCGCTCAAGACCCTGCTGTTCGACTGGCGCCGGTTCGCGCCGGCCGCCGTGGCCGTCGGCTTTTCGGGCCTGCTGGTCCTGCTGCAGGCCGGCCTGATCCTCGGCGTGTTCTCGCTGGCCAGCGTCTATGTGACCAAGTCCTCGGCCGATCTCTGGGTCGGGTTTCCGGGCGTGCAGAGCATCGATCTGGGCCGGCCGATCGGTGGGGCCACCGAGTTGTTCCTGCGCGCCGACCCGCGCATCGCCCAGGTCGAACCCTTCTACTGGGGCTCGGGTGAATGGCGCACCAGCCGGCACGGCATGGTCAATGTCTACATCGTCGGCCTGGATCCGACGCCCGGCGCCATGGTGCTGTCCGACGTCCTGCCGACCGACCTGCGCGTCGCCCTGGCCGAACCGGATGCGGTGCTGGTCGATCGGGCGGATCTGGGCAAGCTGGAAACAAACGTCGGCGGCCTGGCCGAGATCAACAGCCGGCGAGTGCGGATCGTCGGCGTGACCGAGGGCCTGCGCGCCCTGGGCGGGGTCAATGTGATCGCTTCGGCCGCCACGGCCCGGCGGCTGGATCCGACGATCGGCAGCGCGGAGGGAGCGGCCTATTTCACCGCCCGGCTCAACGACCCGGCTCAAGCTCGCGCCGCCGTCGCCGACCTGCGCGAGGTCGGCCGCCAGCGCGGCTTCGAGCCGATGACCAGCAAGACCTTCGCCGACCGCAGTGTCCGCTATTGGCTGGCCGAGTCCGGCGCGGGCGTGGCCTTCGTGTTCGGCAGCGCCGTGGCGATCCTGGTGGCGGTGATCGTCACCAGCCAGACCCTGGCGGCCGCCGTCGCCGCCTCGCTCAAGGACTACGCGGCCTTGCGGGCCTTGGGCTTCACCATCGGGGCCCTGCGCGCCATCGTTTTGGCCCAGACCGCCTGGATCGCGGCGGCGGGCGTGCTTCTGGCCGGCGTGCTGGCGGCGATCCTGGCGGTGGTGGCGCGGCTGGGGGCCACGCCGCTGATCATGACCGCGCCGATGGTCGTCGGCGCCATCGGCCTGGTGGCGCTGGTCGCCTTCGGCTCGGGCCTGTGGGCGCTGCGCCGTGTCGCGCGGGCCGATCCGGCCGCGCTGCTTTTGTGA
- a CDS encoding class I SAM-dependent methyltransferase: MSLAVWALNKALTPLIQRGALTLILPSGQRLSFGPGESGIVIARLTDNAAVWALLLDPDLKTGELFTDGRLVMERGTIYDFLSLILDNDGEENPSPIVRAFDRFRTATQLWRQRNDPGRSRRNVAHHYDLGDDLYALFLDPDWQYSCAYFEYPGQSLADAQLAKKRHIAAKLLLEPHHRVLDIGCGWGGLALYLVGVADVAKVLGVTLSEEQIARAQDRARAAGLADRARFALTDYRAVEGQFDRIVSVGMFEHVGLGNYETFFQTCRERLADDGVMLLHTIGCSDEPSVTNPWITRYIFPGGHLPSLSDILKAVERSGLIVADIEVLRLHYADTLRAWRTAFMARRAEAVAMFDERFCRMWEFYLAMSETAFRYEQVVVFQLQLMRRQDSAPRTRDYLAAAEADLRARENAISIGDR, encoded by the coding sequence GTGAGCCTGGCGGTCTGGGCGCTGAACAAGGCGCTGACGCCGCTGATCCAGCGCGGCGCCTTGACCTTGATCCTGCCGTCTGGTCAGCGCCTGAGTTTCGGCCCCGGTGAAAGCGGGATCGTCATCGCCCGCCTGACCGACAACGCCGCCGTCTGGGCTTTGCTGCTGGACCCGGACCTGAAGACTGGCGAGTTGTTCACCGACGGCCGATTGGTGATGGAGCGGGGGACGATCTACGATTTCCTGAGCCTGATCCTCGACAACGACGGCGAGGAAAACCCGTCGCCGATCGTCCGAGCCTTTGATCGTTTTCGCACGGCGACCCAGCTCTGGCGCCAGCGCAACGATCCCGGCCGGTCGCGTCGGAATGTCGCCCACCACTACGACCTGGGCGATGACCTCTACGCTTTGTTCCTGGATCCGGACTGGCAATATTCCTGCGCCTATTTCGAATATCCCGGTCAGAGCCTGGCCGACGCACAGCTCGCCAAGAAACGACACATCGCCGCCAAGCTGCTGCTGGAGCCGCATCACCGGGTGTTGGATATCGGCTGCGGCTGGGGCGGGTTGGCGCTCTATCTGGTCGGGGTGGCCGACGTCGCCAAGGTGCTGGGCGTCACCCTGTCCGAAGAGCAGATCGCCCGGGCCCAGGACCGAGCGCGGGCGGCCGGGCTGGCCGATCGCGCGCGGTTCGCGCTGACCGACTATCGCGCGGTCGAGGGCCAATTCGATCGCATCGTTTCGGTCGGGATGTTCGAGCATGTCGGCCTGGGCAACTATGAGACCTTCTTCCAAACCTGTCGCGAGCGCCTGGCCGACGACGGCGTGATGCTGCTGCACACCATCGGCTGTTCCGACGAGCCCAGCGTCACCAACCCCTGGATCACCCGCTACATCTTTCCCGGCGGCCACCTGCCGTCGCTGTCCGACATTCTCAAGGCGGTCGAACGGTCGGGTCTGATCGTCGCCGACATCGAGGTGCTGCGGCTGCACTACGCCGACACCCTGCGAGCTTGGCGCACGGCCTTCATGGCCCGCCGCGCCGAGGCGGTCGCGATGTTCGACGAGCGGTTTTGTCGGATGTGGGAATTCTACCTGGCCATGTCGGAGACGGCCTTCCGCTACGAGCAGGTCGTCGTTTTCCAGCTGCAGTTGATGCGACGGCAGGACAGCGCGCCACGGACTCGCGACTACCTCGCCGCCGCCGAGGCTGATCTGCGGGCGAGGGAAAACGCCATTTCGATTGGCGATCGGTAA
- a CDS encoding PepSY domain-containing protein, with amino-acid sequence MKRLIITVALMAAAPVAVLAAAKPYTGHELAKSAHITVEQAQVLALKARPGKVTDKELEKEPGGSGLRYSFDIVAGGKTYEVGIDASDGKVLENAAEGGHPD; translated from the coding sequence ATGAAACGTCTGATCATCACCGTCGCCCTGATGGCCGCCGCGCCCGTCGCCGTCCTGGCCGCGGCCAAGCCCTATACGGGTCACGAACTGGCCAAGTCCGCGCACATCACGGTCGAGCAGGCTCAGGTCCTCGCCCTTAAGGCGCGGCCCGGCAAGGTCACGGACAAGGAACTGGAAAAGGAGCCCGGCGGCAGCGGCCTGCGCTACAGTTTCGACATCGTCGCCGGCGGCAAGACCTATGAGGTCGGGATCGACGCGTCGGACGGCAAGGTGCTGGAGAACGCCGCCGAGGGCGGTCATCCCGACTAG
- a CDS encoding sensor histidine kinase, with product MFRSTSLRLAALYTAAFALSVVALGVITLFTTRSALSEQFNARIQSESVALTQEFYSEGLDGVVQAVRERDRTPGALDYGLVGPDKKPMAGRLAVSGARPGWSTVQSTQRDGELEPIRVLAVALPGGYSLLVGDDEERIEALDGAVLRGFGWAFAGVVILGVVGGFALSRDVHQRLAAISGTAEAIIDGDLSRRVPVRGSNDDLDRLAETINRMLDRITALMESLRQVSNDVAHDLRTPLTRLRQRLEVGLAREAERGEAIEGALGDLDTILDTFAALLRIAQIEGGARRAAFRATDLVQLAGTVVDAFAPSAEDARQTLRLEGATALTIDGDPELLTQMLVNLVENALRHAGEGTVIRVGVGRVQGAPVLWVADDGPGVPAAEREKLFDRFYRLERSRSAPGSGLGLALVAAVARLHGAEVRLLDAQPGLEARVSFSGS from the coding sequence ATGTTCCGCTCCACCAGTCTGCGCCTGGCGGCCCTCTATACCGCCGCCTTCGCGCTGTCGGTGGTGGCGTTGGGGGTGATCACCCTATTCACGACGCGCAGCGCGCTGTCCGAACAGTTCAACGCCCGCATACAGTCGGAATCCGTCGCCCTGACCCAGGAGTTCTATAGCGAAGGCCTGGACGGTGTGGTGCAGGCGGTCCGCGAGCGGGATCGCACGCCCGGCGCGCTCGACTATGGCCTGGTGGGTCCTGACAAAAAGCCGATGGCCGGCCGCCTCGCCGTCAGCGGCGCCAGGCCGGGCTGGTCCACGGTGCAGAGCACGCAGCGCGACGGCGAGCTGGAGCCGATCCGGGTGCTCGCCGTGGCGCTGCCGGGCGGCTACAGCCTGCTGGTCGGCGACGACGAGGAGCGGATCGAGGCGCTGGATGGGGCGGTGCTGCGCGGTTTCGGCTGGGCGTTCGCGGGGGTGGTGATCCTGGGCGTGGTCGGCGGCTTCGCGCTCAGCCGCGACGTCCACCAGCGGCTGGCGGCGATCTCGGGCACGGCCGAGGCGATCATCGATGGCGACCTCAGCCGCCGCGTGCCCGTTCGCGGCTCGAACGATGATCTGGACCGCTTGGCCGAGACCATCAACCGCATGCTCGACCGGATCACCGCCTTGATGGAGAGCCTGAGGCAGGTGTCCAACGACGTCGCTCACGACCTGCGCACGCCGCTGACCCGGCTTCGCCAGCGGCTGGAGGTCGGCTTGGCGCGCGAGGCCGAACGGGGCGAGGCTATCGAGGGCGCGCTGGGCGACCTGGACACCATCCTCGACACCTTCGCGGCCCTGCTGCGCATCGCCCAGATCGAGGGCGGCGCTCGCCGCGCGGCGTTCCGCGCCACCGACCTGGTCCAGTTGGCCGGCACGGTCGTCGACGCCTTCGCGCCCTCGGCCGAAGACGCGCGCCAGACCCTGCGGCTGGAGGGGGCAACGGCTCTTACGATCGACGGCGACCCCGAACTCCTGACCCAGATGCTGGTGAACCTGGTGGAGAACGCCCTGCGCCATGCGGGGGAGGGAACGGTCATTCGGGTCGGGGTCGGACGAGTCCAAGGCGCTCCGGTTCTTTGGGTCGCCGACGACGGTCCCGGCGTTCCGGCGGCCGAACGCGAGAAGCTGTTTGATCGGTTCTATCGCCTGGAGCGCAGCAGGTCGGCGCCCGGCAGCGGACTGGGCCTGGCCCTGGTGGCCGCCGTGGCGCGCCTGCACGGCGCGGAAGTGCGGCTTCTGGACGCCCAACCGGGGCTGGAAGCCAGGGTCAGCTTTTCCGGTTCCTGA
- a CDS encoding glycosyltransferase family 4 protein: MRIFYVINSVEGGGAALPVPAVAKVLADQGAKVEILALTRRDGRALPPMTRQGLKVHVREGGEKDHAAALAWLDRMVVEHRPDLLWTSLTRATLLGQIVGLRRGVPVVSWQHSAYLKTANRLLLRATQGLSDLWIGDSHSVTALTASRLKVKPDRLTTWPLFAADEVAPQATPWRPGQTLRLGALGRLHTAKGYDVLIKALAQLRAEGFTPSTPFEVEIAGEGAQREHLQAMIHQAGLDNVLLSGFCDTPREFLAGLHLYLQPSRREGLCIAVHEAMQAGLPAVVSAVGEMPYSVVDGVTGRVVPPCDAEELAKTLKRLLLAPDKLERMGDASRTRVLERFGQARFAATGAEIFARLPVGRQTLEPAIASPAS, from the coding sequence ATGCGCATCTTCTATGTGATCAATTCGGTCGAGGGCGGCGGGGCGGCCTTGCCGGTTCCCGCCGTGGCCAAGGTCCTGGCCGACCAGGGCGCGAAGGTCGAGATCCTGGCCCTGACCCGGCGCGACGGCCGGGCTTTGCCGCCGATGACTCGCCAGGGGCTCAAGGTTCACGTCCGCGAGGGCGGCGAAAAGGACCATGCCGCCGCCCTGGCCTGGCTGGACAGGATGGTCGTCGAGCACCGGCCGGACCTGCTGTGGACATCCCTGACCCGCGCCACCCTGTTGGGTCAGATCGTCGGCCTGCGTCGCGGCGTACCGGTCGTCAGCTGGCAGCACAGCGCTTATCTGAAGACCGCCAATCGCCTGCTGCTACGCGCGACCCAGGGGCTGTCGGATTTGTGGATCGGCGACTCCCACAGCGTCACCGCCCTGACCGCTTCGCGCCTGAAGGTGAAGCCCGACCGCCTGACCACCTGGCCGTTGTTCGCCGCTGACGAGGTCGCGCCCCAGGCCACCCCTTGGCGACCGGGGCAGACCCTGCGATTGGGCGCTCTGGGGCGCCTGCATACCGCCAAGGGCTATGACGTTCTGATCAAGGCCCTGGCGCAACTACGCGCCGAAGGCTTCACCCCATCCACCCCATTCGAGGTCGAAATCGCCGGGGAAGGGGCTCAGCGCGAACACCTGCAGGCCATGATCCATCAGGCGGGCCTCGACAACGTCCTGCTCAGCGGGTTCTGCGATACGCCACGCGAATTCCTGGCCGGGTTGCACCTCTATCTCCAACCGTCACGGCGCGAGGGCCTGTGCATCGCGGTGCACGAGGCCATGCAGGCGGGGCTTCCAGCCGTGGTCAGCGCGGTGGGCGAGATGCCCTACAGCGTGGTTGACGGCGTCACGGGACGGGTCGTTCCGCCGTGTGACGCCGAAGAACTGGCCAAGACCCTGAAGCGGTTGCTGCTGGCGCCCGACAAGCTGGAGAGAATGGGCGACGCCTCGCGGACGCGCGTTCTGGAGCGCTTTGGCCAGGCTCGCTTCGCCGCCACGGGCGCGGAAATCTTCGCTCGTCTGCCGGTTGGTCGGCAGACACTGGAGCCGGCGATCGCGAGCCCGGCCTCGTGA
- a CDS encoding TolC family protein — MIARVLAAVLAMSPTITGAMAAPITPPQTTDAWSPTLDDPVLADLLSRAETGSLDIRSALARLEKARADVDLARAGRRPHLSVGAEAAVGGADFSSTASGAGAPVLGSYEVDLFHRLKHGVDAAKSDAAAASQDVVAARQLVLVEVARTYVTLRADQEHRAAAEVRVGLARQVEALIRRRALEGSARDEDLAAARSAEALASAEVQRTAHAVEADRMRLGLLLGQNEPVDEPAYAGDEIPVTPSTLTVSSEAVQGRPDIQAAFARLQAADARRAEAMAASRPRFMLTAGIGSGETDLLYLLDVRALAWAIAGGLTHELLDGGAAKARKRGAAAEADLTELAYRKAVGEAWGQARLQLAALQDAGATEKLAGRAWNQAVAAFGAGQARHQDGDIDGVALAALEAKAADADVALTNAQAARAEAYVDLLLALGGRAT; from the coding sequence ATGATCGCGCGTGTTCTGGCCGCCGTCCTGGCGATGAGTCCGACGATCACGGGCGCGATGGCGGCGCCGATCACCCCCCCGCAAACCACTGACGCCTGGTCGCCGACCCTGGACGATCCAGTCCTGGCGGATCTGCTGAGCCGAGCGGAAACGGGTTCGCTGGACATCCGGAGCGCCCTGGCTCGGCTGGAAAAGGCGCGGGCGGACGTCGACCTGGCCCGCGCCGGCCGTCGGCCGCACCTGAGCGTTGGGGCCGAGGCCGCCGTCGGCGGCGCGGACTTCTCGTCGACTGCGTCCGGCGCCGGCGCGCCGGTGCTGGGCAGTTACGAGGTGGATCTGTTTCATCGTCTCAAGCACGGTGTGGACGCGGCCAAGTCCGACGCAGCCGCCGCTTCGCAGGACGTCGTGGCCGCGCGCCAACTGGTGCTGGTCGAGGTCGCTCGCACCTATGTGACCTTGCGGGCCGACCAGGAGCATCGGGCGGCGGCGGAGGTCCGGGTCGGCTTGGCGCGGCAGGTGGAGGCGCTGATCCGCCGCCGCGCCCTGGAGGGTTCAGCGAGGGACGAGGACCTGGCGGCCGCGCGCTCCGCGGAAGCCCTGGCCAGCGCCGAGGTTCAGCGGACCGCGCACGCGGTGGAAGCCGACCGGATGCGGTTGGGCCTCCTGCTGGGACAGAATGAGCCGGTGGACGAGCCGGCCTATGCCGGCGACGAGATCCCGGTCACGCCATCGACGCTCACGGTTTCGTCCGAGGCGGTCCAGGGGCGCCCCGACATCCAGGCCGCGTTCGCCCGACTGCAAGCCGCCGACGCTCGCCGAGCGGAAGCCATGGCGGCGTCGCGACCTCGGTTCATGCTGACCGCCGGCATCGGGTCCGGCGAGACCGATCTGCTCTATTTGCTGGATGTTCGGGCCTTGGCCTGGGCGATCGCCGGCGGCCTTACCCACGAACTGCTGGACGGCGGCGCGGCCAAGGCCCGCAAACGCGGTGCGGCGGCCGAGGCGGACCTGACCGAGTTGGCCTACCGCAAGGCGGTTGGCGAGGCCTGGGGGCAGGCGCGGTTGCAACTGGCGGCTCTGCAGGACGCTGGCGCGACCGAGAAGTTGGCGGGCAGGGCGTGGAACCAGGCCGTCGCGGCGTTTGGCGCGGGTCAGGCGCGGCATCAGGACGGCGACATCGACGGCGTCGCGTTGGCCGCCTTGGAGGCCAAGGCCGCCGACGCCGACGTGGCCCTGACCAACGCCCAGGCCGCCCGGGCCGAGGCCTATGTCGATCTGCTGCTGGCCCTGGGCGGGCGGGCCACGTGA